The Arachis duranensis cultivar V14167 chromosome 2, aradu.V14167.gnm2.J7QH, whole genome shotgun sequence genome has a window encoding:
- the LOC127739641 gene encoding uncharacterized protein LOC127739641 — protein MLIAQSRQKSYADQRRKPLEFEEGEHVFLKVTPTTGVGRAIKTKKLNPRYIGPFEILKRIGPVAYRIALPPYLSNLHDVFHVSQLRKYTPDASHILEPEPIQVREDLTLSVIPVRIDDTNIKRLRGKEVSLVKVAWSRAGIEEHTWELESDMRKDYPHLFSGN, from the coding sequence ATGCTTATAGCCCAAAGCCGCCAGAAGAGCTATGCtgatcagaggcgaaagcctTTGGAGTTTGAAGAAGGAGAACATGTCTTTTTGAAAGTTACACCAACCACTGGAGTGGGAAGAGCTATTAAGACTAAGAAACTGAATCCCCGTTATATTGGACCCTTTGAGATTCTGAAGAGGATTGGGCCAGTGGCTTATAGAATTGCCTTACCGCCATATCTTTCGAAtttgcacgacgtgtttcatgTGTCTCAGCTtaggaagtacactcctgacgCAAGTCATATTCTAGAACCGGAACCAATCCAAGTGAGAGAAGATCTAACACTTTCAGTGATTCCAgtgagaattgatgatactaatATTAAACGATTACGCGGAAAGGAAGTATCATTGGTAAAAGTGGCTTGGAGTCGAGCTGGTATCGAGGAACATACCTGGGAGCTCGAATCAGATATGCGAAAGGACTATCCACATCTCTTTTCAGGTAactag